One stretch of Armigeres subalbatus isolate Guangzhou_Male chromosome 2, GZ_Asu_2, whole genome shotgun sequence DNA includes these proteins:
- the LOC134209155 gene encoding uncharacterized protein LOC134209155 isoform X3: protein MNILIISFLALASLTTFPTQTLGTPAAAAAASDVTDAKKSLADAASSPVTNNGLKEIWQEDDREVLIRNERGTKNGGAADSQCRYTKGPWTECDAKSNTRSRTLSLKKGEQSCVQTRTIQKKCKKACRYDKGAWSECAPNGQMSRTDSLKSSSDATCQSTRVVNKNCNQGKSKDKQNKSPKAEKKEKARKWKRKFVKLYNKHKTSIEKPR from the exons ATGAACATACTGATAATATCGTTTCTGGCGTTAGCGTCACTGACGACCTTCCCCACGCAGACGCTAGGAACGCCAGCCGCCGCGGCGGCAGCCAGTGACGTGACGGATGCGAAGAAATCTCTCGCAGACGCGGCCAGCAGCCCCGTTACCAACAACGGCCTGAAGGAGATCTGGCAGGAGGACGACCGCGAGGTGCTCATCCGAAACGAACGGGGAACCAAAAACGGCGGTGCCGCTG ACTCCCAATGCCGGTACACCAAGGGACCCTGGACCGAGTGCGACGCCAAGTCCAACACCCGCTCAAGGACGCTCTCGCTGAAGAAGGGTGAACAGTCCTGCGTCCAGACTCGCACCATCCAGAAGAAATGCAAAAAAG CCTGCCGCTACGACAAGGGTGCCTGGTCCGAGTGCGCCCCCAACGGTCAGATGTCCCGTACCGATAGTTTGAAATCGAGCAGCGACGCCACCTGCCAGTCGACGCGAGTGGTCAACAAAAACTGCAATCAGGGCAAATCGAAAGACAAACAGAACAAATCGCCCAAGGCcgagaagaaggagaaag CTCGGAAGTGGAAGCGAAAATTCGTAAAACTTTACAATAAGCACAAAACTTCGATAGAAAAGCCCCGATAG
- the LOC134209155 gene encoding protein FAM133A isoform X2, with translation MNILIISFLALASLTTFPTQTLGTPAAAAAASDVTDAKKSLADAASSPVTNNGLKEIWQEDDREVLIRNERGTKNGGAAGKKDRKKDKHSNSSPTTTTSSSSSSPSSPSSSGPYHSKQNKQQNPKSKPESNRQAQNSQCRYTKGPWTECDAKSNTRSRTLSLKKGEQSCVQTRTIQKKCKKACRYDKGAWSECAPNGQMSRTDSLKSSSDATCQSTRVVNKNCNQGKSKDKQNKSPKAEKKEKGLRKNRQ, from the exons ATGAACATACTGATAATATCGTTTCTGGCGTTAGCGTCACTGACGACCTTCCCCACGCAGACGCTAGGAACGCCAGCCGCCGCGGCGGCAGCCAGTGACGTGACGGATGCGAAGAAATCTCTCGCAGACGCGGCCAGCAGCCCCGTTACCAACAACGGCCTGAAGGAGATCTGGCAGGAGGACGACCGCGAGGTGCTCATCCGAAACGAACGGGGAACCAAAAACGGCGGTGCCGCTGGTAAGAAAGATCGCAAAAAAGACAAACACTCCAACTcctcaccaacaacaacaacatcgTCATCTTCATCATCACCATCTTCACCTTCCTCCTCGGGTCCGTACCACagcaaacaaaacaaacaacaaaaccCCAAATCAAAGCCCGAATCGAACCGACAGGCGCAGA ACTCCCAATGCCGGTACACCAAGGGACCCTGGACCGAGTGCGACGCCAAGTCCAACACCCGCTCAAGGACGCTCTCGCTGAAGAAGGGTGAACAGTCCTGCGTCCAGACTCGCACCATCCAGAAGAAATGCAAAAAAG CCTGCCGCTACGACAAGGGTGCCTGGTCCGAGTGCGCCCCCAACGGTCAGATGTCCCGTACCGATAGTTTGAAATCGAGCAGCGACGCCACCTGCCAGTCGACGCGAGTGGTCAACAAAAACTGCAATCAGGGCAAATCGAAAGACAAACAGAACAAATCGCCCAAGGCcgagaagaaggagaaag
- the LOC134209155 gene encoding protein FAM133A isoform X1: protein MNILIISFLALASLTTFPTQTLGTPAAAAAASDVTDAKKSLADAASSPVTNNGLKEIWQEDDREVLIRNERGTKNGGAAGKKDRKKDKHSNSSPTTTTSSSSSSPSSPSSSGPYHSKQNKQQNPKSKPESNRQAQNSQCRYTKGPWTECDAKSNTRSRTLSLKKGEQSCVQTRTIQKKCKKACRYDKGAWSECAPNGQMSRTDSLKSSSDATCQSTRVVNKNCNQGKSKDKQNKSPKAEKKEKARKWKRKFVKLYNKHKTSIEKPR, encoded by the exons ATGAACATACTGATAATATCGTTTCTGGCGTTAGCGTCACTGACGACCTTCCCCACGCAGACGCTAGGAACGCCAGCCGCCGCGGCGGCAGCCAGTGACGTGACGGATGCGAAGAAATCTCTCGCAGACGCGGCCAGCAGCCCCGTTACCAACAACGGCCTGAAGGAGATCTGGCAGGAGGACGACCGCGAGGTGCTCATCCGAAACGAACGGGGAACCAAAAACGGCGGTGCCGCTGGTAAGAAAGATCGCAAAAAAGACAAACACTCCAACTcctcaccaacaacaacaacatcgTCATCTTCATCATCACCATCTTCACCTTCCTCCTCGGGTCCGTACCACagcaaacaaaacaaacaacaaaaccCCAAATCAAAGCCCGAATCGAACCGACAGGCGCAGA ACTCCCAATGCCGGTACACCAAGGGACCCTGGACCGAGTGCGACGCCAAGTCCAACACCCGCTCAAGGACGCTCTCGCTGAAGAAGGGTGAACAGTCCTGCGTCCAGACTCGCACCATCCAGAAGAAATGCAAAAAAG CCTGCCGCTACGACAAGGGTGCCTGGTCCGAGTGCGCCCCCAACGGTCAGATGTCCCGTACCGATAGTTTGAAATCGAGCAGCGACGCCACCTGCCAGTCGACGCGAGTGGTCAACAAAAACTGCAATCAGGGCAAATCGAAAGACAAACAGAACAAATCGCCCAAGGCcgagaagaaggagaaag CTCGGAAGTGGAAGCGAAAATTCGTAAAACTTTACAATAAGCACAAAACTTCGATAGAAAAGCCCCGATAG
- the LOC134209155 gene encoding uncharacterized protein LOC134209155 isoform X4: MNILIISFLALASLTTFPTQTLGTPAAAAAASDVTDAKKSLADAASSPVTNNGLKEIWQEDDREVLIRNERGTKNGGAADSQCRYTKGPWTECDAKSNTRSRTLSLKKGEQSCVQTRTIQKKCKKACRYDKGAWSECAPNGQMSRTDSLKSSSDATCQSTRVVNKNCNQGKSKDKQNKSPKAEKKEKGLRKNRQ; encoded by the exons ATGAACATACTGATAATATCGTTTCTGGCGTTAGCGTCACTGACGACCTTCCCCACGCAGACGCTAGGAACGCCAGCCGCCGCGGCGGCAGCCAGTGACGTGACGGATGCGAAGAAATCTCTCGCAGACGCGGCCAGCAGCCCCGTTACCAACAACGGCCTGAAGGAGATCTGGCAGGAGGACGACCGCGAGGTGCTCATCCGAAACGAACGGGGAACCAAAAACGGCGGTGCCGCTG ACTCCCAATGCCGGTACACCAAGGGACCCTGGACCGAGTGCGACGCCAAGTCCAACACCCGCTCAAGGACGCTCTCGCTGAAGAAGGGTGAACAGTCCTGCGTCCAGACTCGCACCATCCAGAAGAAATGCAAAAAAG CCTGCCGCTACGACAAGGGTGCCTGGTCCGAGTGCGCCCCCAACGGTCAGATGTCCCGTACCGATAGTTTGAAATCGAGCAGCGACGCCACCTGCCAGTCGACGCGAGTGGTCAACAAAAACTGCAATCAGGGCAAATCGAAAGACAAACAGAACAAATCGCCCAAGGCcgagaagaaggagaaag